The DNA region taaaagtttgagtgtgaaacaatttaatatgtgaataaggaaattatgatAAAAGTTCAATGGATGCGTTATAAGATgatgaaatatgcataaagtattgtaaaagtgaaattgtgaaaaaatatgaaatttttatgatgacaatgactaaattgttaaatttgagaaaatatgtggatgaaataataaaagtgaaatacatgaaaatttgatatgtgaaacaatgagataaattatgttaacaagaaagaaaattgatttaatatgattaattagtgaatattgaacttttatgacaaaaagggactaaattgaaaagttatgaaaGCTTATGAggaaatatttgataaatgaatAATGTAGTAGAGAATGTAACTCCCCGGTGTTTTGACCCGATGTTCGGGTTGGATATGGGGGTGTTACAGTGAACAAAGCCTTATCAGTctggaaaatgtcttacgaaaAAAAATTTGGTATGACATTTTATGGGAATAAGGGGGTAATTTTATATTAACTAGAAAACTTTTTATGTTGACTATTCTATTTTATATGATACAAACATCGGCGAAGATTGAAAATAGTTAAAACATAGAACCTTAATTGAGAAGTTatcaaaatagttttattttttaaaaaacaagaatttttaataaaataatactataatagaattttaatttaaaatacgtagtcattcaatttttataattttattatttacataagaCAATTTTTTACTCACTatgtaaatttatgaaattaggGTTAGTTTAACAttgtttataaaaaatatttttgagataaaaaatatttttaaaataaaaatattgttaaataaaatatttttaaattttttaaaattacttttagGAAAAAAATGTTTTACGAAAAcacttttttttagtaaaaaaaattaatttttagtcaaaatttttTATCCAAAAGTGGTTGTAAGAAATACTAAATTTACCCTTAATACGATTTGTATATAAaggaaaaatttattaaaaatattaatatcaaaatttgaGATGTCATGTGATTATGGAACGTAAAGCAGTGGTTTTGCAAagttgtcaacaaatgactggAACCCTGAGTACCACGTAGGCAGAGTTTTCCATGAGTTGAGGTTGCTTGGTTTGGGATATTGAAATTGCGTGGCCTCCAAGTCCAACCCTACTTACTAACACCATACACTGTGTATGGGGCCATGAGCTGCTCACCTCCATCTCCTTATTAATAACCTATCCCTCGCCATCTTCACTTCTCACATTCATTTCTATACCTTCCTAATATcttccttccttttctttctttttgctatGGCAGGAACTGGGGTGGTCGCTGTTTATGGGAACGGCGCAATAGCTGAAACCCACAAATCCCCTTTCTCCGTCAAGGTTGGCCTAGCCCAAATGCTCCGTGGTGGGGTGATTATGGATGTCGTCACCCCTGAACAAGCTCGCATCGCTGAAGAAGCTGGAGCCTGCGCCGTCATGGCTCTTGAACGAGTCCCCGCCGACATCCGAGCCCAAGGTGGCGTGGCGCGGATGAGTGACCCACAACTCATCAAAGAAATTAAGCAAGCTGTCACCATTCCCGTCATGGCCAAGGCTCGTATTGGCCATTTCGTTGAGGCCCAGATCCTTGAAGCCATTGGCATCGACTATGTTGACGAGAGCGAAGTCCTTACCCTCGCCGACGAAGAAAACCACATTAACAAACATAATTTTCGGATTCCTTTCGTCTGTGGGTGCCGGAATTTGGGGGAAGCGCTCCGGAGAATCCGAGAAGGAGCCGCGATGATCCGAACCAAAGGAGAAGCGGGGACCGGGAATGTTATCGAAGCTGTTAGGCATGTCAGATCCGTGATGGGGGATATTAGGGTCCTTAGGAACATGGATGATGATGAGGTTTTCAGCTTCGCTAAGAAAATCCAGTCTCCCTACGATTTGGTTATGCAAACGAAGCAGCTGGGGAGGTTGCCAGTGGTTCAGTTCGCCGCCGGAGGCGTGGCCACACCGGCGGATGCGGCGTTGATGATGCAGTTGGGTTGTGACGGAGTGTTTGTCGGATCTGGGGTTTTCAAGAGTGGTGACCCGGCTAAGCGTGCCCGAGCTATTGTTCAGGCCGTCACTCACTACAGTGACCCCAACATGCTTGCGGAAGTTAGCTGTGGGCTCGGTGAGGCCATGGTTGGCCTTAATTTGAACGATAAGAAGGTTGAGCGGTTCGCAGCTCGGTCTGATTAGTAAGTGAAGGTGAGAAACTTCACtgtatttacattttttatcgTTATTTTAGCATTAAAGCATGAACCCCCTTGATAATATCTATTAGCTGGGAATGGGTTTGACTGCTTTTTCATTTTATCAATGATGCTTTATGAAGTATTAAAAGATTGGCTTTTAGATTCTATGATAATTTAATTTCCATTTATATGGTTGGTGACGACATGGACTACGTCATTTGTAGTTTGATGGTATGTTGTCATTTGATTAATAGTGAAGTGTTGCTGGATTTTGACATATATATACTGCCTTTATTCAAAAAGTGACATTACTACACCCTTAAATGGAGTTCAATTTCTTTACTTACCTATTTCTTCGTTCACAAAACAATTTTTAAGAGACACCGAGCCCCGTCCAACGTTTTTATTATACATGTCTTGTAAACATCAGTAGTGATAATTTGGTATTGTTGGTTATGAAGCATTGAACTGACTGTGGAGAGGTTTGATGGTGTTTGCAGGAGGGATCAAGCCTTTGGTTGTTGAACCACCGTCACCAGTGCACTGTTGTTCCAAGTTATCATAGTTAAAGTGGAGTCTCTCATACAGGGGATGTAATTTTATGGCTAAAATGTTAGCCATCTGTTTCGTTATCTAAAATTAGATCTTTAAGATTGCTAGAAATAAAGTAAAACACTTTGTCTCTCTGCATTCTGCTACTATACTAATGTGTTTTTTACAGTGATTAGGCTCTACACAAGCTTTGCCTCTATGAGTTTATGGCTTTGGTTTTGTTTCATCTTGAGTTGCATGTTATGCCATTCAATATGTGTGTTTGTTGCTGGTTAGAACCAGCCTGAAAATGGGAATGGTCAGTTGGAAAAAGGCCCCAGTTGCACCAGCCGCAGCCAAGCGCCCTAAGTTTTAGAATCCTCGTATGAATTGAAGTTATGGCCTCTGTACATGACCTAGTATTGAAAAGAATAATGGACTAGTTGTCCATGTCCTTCACCAAGAGTGGCAGACAGACTAAACATATGCTCGTTCTTTCTCCCCACTCGGGTCTAATGTCAAGTATCTAGAACGCAGCCCGATTTATGGCCATAGAATCAACAAATTTTTGGGAAATAACacagataaaaataataattactatGTTAACTTATGACAATATtcataatttttacaaatattattTAAGTACAGGAATTATTACAAATGTAATAATGTTCTGTgagatataaattataaaatttatcagtacttttataactttaattatgttatatttaaaaaattatgatttattttcAACATCCTTAGACCCTAGCTACAGTCGGAAAGGATCCATAATTTTTTGGAAATTACATTTTAGGTCAAATCATGGTTTTTGTCTTTTCAAAGATTTAgtgcttataatataatttagtcttaggtaaattacattaatatttactCAACTTTGATGCAACTGATAAAATAGTTATTctgatttcaattcaatcactcaattttcgaaaaataacaaaacaattcTTTTAATCATTTTTCGTTACAGACGTAACAAAAAAGTGATATGACATTTAACCAAGTCCTTGTTGTCATTAACCGGCCAGTTGGACTGTTAGCACCAATTTAAATAGCCTCTTTTAGCACCAACCTAAGGTTTAgacagaagaagaagaagaggaggaggagagGAAATGGAGATGCTGACCCCGTGACCCAATTCAAATCCCTTTCCAAGGATTGGGCTTACCTCACCTTGACCCTAGCTTTCGTCGCTGACCATCTCTGCCGCTCTTCTTCTAATCCATTTCTCATCCCCCTTTGTTACAATACCAAGTCCAATTTCAACTTTGGGATCTTGCTAATCACTAACCCGATCTAGAATCACTTGTCAACATTTGGTTGTCCCTTTGGAGGAATCGCTTCCTTTGTTCCCGAAAATCATGGGTTCAATCGATTGTTTAGTTTGTCTAGATGTTCcccttgttttttattttgttttatgcaaCTTGATAATATTGGCCATAGAGTTTCTcctattttgtttttcttcttttgattttgttttgcttttgattttgtcTGGATGTTCCCATTTTgtt from Gossypium hirsutum isolate 1008001.06 chromosome A04, Gossypium_hirsutum_v2.1, whole genome shotgun sequence includes:
- the LOC107948587 gene encoding probable pyridoxal 5'-phosphate synthase subunit PDX1, with the protein product MAGTGVVAVYGNGAIAETHKSPFSVKVGLAQMLRGGVIMDVVTPEQARIAEEAGACAVMALERVPADIRAQGGVARMSDPQLIKEIKQAVTIPVMAKARIGHFVEAQILEAIGIDYVDESEVLTLADEENHINKHNFRIPFVCGCRNLGEALRRIREGAAMIRTKGEAGTGNVIEAVRHVRSVMGDIRVLRNMDDDEVFSFAKKIQSPYDLVMQTKQLGRLPVVQFAAGGVATPADAALMMQLGCDGVFVGSGVFKSGDPAKRARAIVQAVTHYSDPNMLAEVSCGLGEAMVGLNLNDKKVERFAARSD